One Candidatus Binatus sp. genomic region harbors:
- the secA gene encoding preprotein translocase subunit SecA yields the protein MASAFSLVARKIFGSKNDRELKRLRPDVDEINRLEAEVAAQSDDELRHRIAEWKSNLSAIDDRERREDAMQEILPQVFAVVREAAKRTLGQRHFDVQLIGGMVLHSGKIAEMKTGEGKTLVATLPAVLNALTGRGVHVVTVNDYLARRDAEWMGRIYNFLGLSVGVIVHGLTDQQRKESYACDITYGQNNEFGFDYLRDNMKFNLEDYVQREHNFAIVDEVDSILIDEARTPLIISGASEESTDTYYVVDRVIPRLKNEEHYAIDEKMRTVALTEDGVTRVEQLLGIENLYDPRNILMLHHANQGLRAHTLFKRDVDYVVKDGEVIIVDEFTGRLMPGRRWSDGLHQAVEAKENVKIESENQTLATITFQNYFRMYKKLSGMTGTADTEAVEFGEIYKLQVMVMPTNMEMIRIDNHDMVYKTEDEKFDAVIEEICDCNERGQPVLVGTVSIEKSERVAEKLKKTAVKHFVLNAKNHEREAEIVAQAGRFGAVTISTNMAGRGTDIVLGGNPEFMAAAEAGTKEPADEKFQAALIKYREQCKAEREQVLQAGGLHILGTERHESRRIDNQLRGRSGRQGDPGSSRFYMSLEDDLLRIFGADRLKGLMSRIGMEDNEPIEHRWISRAIENAQKKVEAHNFDIRKHLLEYDDVMNKQREVVYHRRRELLSGASLKQDVLQMCDELIEEIAAAHASNEIDPKEWDWKQIDDAFFKQFKFRPSFTAENEIEGKPLAAPDDLVELGSERVHALYDQREQEFTEPVMRQIEKIVMLQTLDSLWKDHLLAMDHLKEGIGLRGYAQQNPLVEYQKEGFTMFQALMSVMQQDVVEKAFSVQVQRQQDVEQIQQQQKPQRVVMQHGDQTETPAAEPARRDGDKVGRNEPCPCGSGKKYKRCHGK from the coding sequence ATGGCTTCAGCTTTTTCCCTGGTAGCGCGCAAAATCTTCGGCTCGAAGAACGACCGCGAACTCAAGCGGTTGCGCCCCGACGTTGACGAGATCAATCGGCTCGAGGCCGAAGTCGCCGCGCAAAGTGACGACGAACTCCGGCACCGAATCGCCGAATGGAAATCGAACTTAAGCGCGATCGACGACCGCGAGCGCCGCGAAGACGCGATGCAGGAAATACTGCCGCAGGTCTTCGCCGTCGTGCGCGAGGCCGCCAAACGCACGCTCGGCCAGCGCCACTTCGACGTGCAGTTGATCGGCGGGATGGTGCTGCACTCCGGAAAAATCGCCGAGATGAAAACCGGCGAAGGCAAGACCCTGGTCGCGACGCTGCCCGCCGTGCTGAACGCGCTCACCGGGCGCGGCGTGCACGTCGTGACGGTGAACGATTATCTCGCGCGGCGCGACGCCGAATGGATGGGGCGCATCTACAATTTTCTCGGCCTCTCGGTCGGCGTGATCGTGCATGGCCTCACCGATCAGCAGCGCAAGGAGTCGTACGCGTGCGACATCACCTACGGCCAGAACAACGAATTCGGCTTCGACTATCTGCGCGACAACATGAAGTTCAATCTCGAGGACTATGTCCAGCGCGAGCATAATTTCGCGATCGTGGACGAAGTGGATTCGATCCTGATCGATGAAGCGCGCACGCCGCTGATCATTTCCGGCGCATCCGAAGAATCCACCGATACCTACTACGTCGTCGATCGCGTCATCCCGCGGCTCAAGAACGAAGAGCATTACGCGATCGACGAGAAGATGCGCACCGTTGCGCTGACGGAAGATGGCGTTACGCGCGTCGAGCAATTGCTCGGGATCGAAAACCTCTACGACCCGCGCAACATCCTGATGCTGCACCATGCGAACCAGGGCCTGCGCGCGCATACGCTGTTCAAGCGCGACGTCGACTATGTCGTGAAGGATGGCGAGGTGATCATCGTCGATGAATTCACCGGACGCCTGATGCCGGGGCGGCGCTGGAGCGACGGATTGCATCAGGCGGTCGAGGCGAAAGAGAACGTCAAGATCGAATCGGAAAACCAGACGCTCGCGACCATCACGTTTCAGAATTACTTCCGGATGTACAAAAAACTCTCGGGCATGACCGGCACCGCCGATACGGAAGCGGTCGAGTTCGGCGAGATTTACAAGCTCCAGGTGATGGTCATGCCGACCAACATGGAGATGATCCGGATCGACAATCACGACATGGTGTACAAGACCGAGGACGAAAAGTTCGACGCCGTGATCGAGGAGATTTGCGACTGCAATGAGCGCGGACAGCCGGTGCTGGTCGGCACGGTGTCGATCGAGAAATCGGAGCGCGTCGCGGAGAAGCTGAAGAAGACGGCGGTCAAGCATTTCGTGCTGAACGCCAAGAATCACGAGCGCGAGGCGGAGATCGTCGCGCAGGCGGGGCGTTTTGGCGCGGTTACGATTTCGACCAACATGGCGGGCCGCGGTACCGACATCGTGCTCGGCGGCAATCCCGAGTTCATGGCGGCGGCGGAAGCCGGCACCAAGGAACCGGCCGACGAAAAATTTCAGGCCGCGCTGATCAAGTATCGCGAACAATGCAAAGCGGAGCGCGAGCAGGTGTTGCAGGCGGGCGGCTTGCACATCCTGGGCACCGAGCGCCACGAATCGCGGCGAATCGACAATCAATTGCGCGGCCGTTCGGGACGCCAGGGCGATCCCGGCTCGTCGCGATTTTACATGTCGCTCGAGGACGACCTGCTCCGCATTTTCGGCGCCGATCGCTTGAAGGGCCTGATGAGCCGGATCGGGATGGAAGACAACGAACCGATCGAGCATCGATGGATTTCGCGCGCGATCGAAAACGCGCAGAAAAAAGTCGAGGCCCACAACTTCGACATCCGCAAGCATCTGCTCGAATACGACGACGTGATGAACAAGCAGCGCGAAGTCGTGTACCATCGCCGGCGCGAATTGCTGAGCGGTGCGTCGCTCAAGCAGGACGTGCTGCAGATGTGCGACGAACTGATCGAGGAGATCGCGGCGGCGCACGCCAGCAACGAAATCGATCCGAAGGAATGGGACTGGAAGCAGATCGACGACGCGTTTTTCAAGCAGTTCAAATTCCGGCCGAGCTTCACCGCGGAGAACGAGATCGAGGGCAAGCCGCTCGCCGCGCCCGACGACCTGGTCGAGCTGGGCTCGGAGCGCGTGCACGCGTTGTACGATCAGCGCGAGCAGGAATTCACCGAACCGGTGATGCGGCAAATCGAAAAGATCGTGATGCTGCAGACGCTCGATTCGCTGTGGAAGGATCATCTGCTCGCGATGGACCATCTGAAGGAGGGCATCGGGCTGCGCGGCTATGCGCAGCAGAACCCGCTGGTCGAGTACCAGAAGGAAGGGTTCACGATGTTCCAGGCGCTGATGTCGGTGATGCAGCAGGATGTGGTCGAGAAGGCGTTCAGCGTGCAGGTCCAGCGCCAGCAGGACGTCGAGCAGATTCAGCAGCAGCAAAAGCCGCAGCGCGTCGTAATGCAGCATGGCGATCAGACCGAGACGCCCGCCGCAGAACCAGCGCGGCGCGACGGCGACAAGGTCGGTCGCAACGAACCGTGTCCGTGCGGCTCGGGCAAGAAGTACAAACGCTGCCACGGCAAGTGA
- a CDS encoding CDP-alcohol phosphatidyltransferase family protein, with amino-acid sequence MLDTVLAANSDIRRVQSLAARALSRIGISANAATIAGTIMGVAAAIEFGRGSTTAGIAALAISAALDAIDGTIAREAGASSPLGGVLDLTSDRVVEILVIVGIAQRDSALFFPALLLVGSWYVNITIFLAVGAALDREGPKLIDYPPGILERSEALIFFVVLAIVEAAPLARPLGPYLCYAMTAMEIATGVQRLIFGVRMLRAQ; translated from the coding sequence ATGCTGGACACGGTTCTCGCCGCGAACAGCGACATCAGGCGCGTTCAATCGCTCGCAGCGCGCGCGCTCAGTCGAATCGGAATCAGCGCGAACGCCGCAACGATAGCCGGCACGATCATGGGCGTCGCGGCGGCAATCGAGTTCGGGCGCGGTAGCACGACGGCGGGAATCGCGGCGCTCGCGATCAGCGCGGCGCTCGACGCGATCGACGGCACGATCGCGCGCGAGGCGGGCGCCTCGAGCCCTCTTGGCGGCGTGCTCGATCTCACATCGGATCGCGTGGTCGAGATCCTCGTGATCGTCGGCATCGCGCAGCGGGATTCGGCGCTGTTCTTTCCCGCGCTGCTGCTGGTCGGGAGCTGGTACGTCAACATCACGATTTTTCTCGCGGTCGGCGCGGCGCTTGATCGCGAAGGCCCGAAGCTGATCGATTACCCGCCGGGCATCCTCGAGCGCAGCGAGGCGCTGATCTTTTTCGTGGTGCTCGCGATCGTCGAAGCGGCGCCGCTTGCGCGGCCGCTCGGCCCGTATCTCTGCTATGCGATGACCGCGATGGAAATCGCGACTGGCGTGCAGCGCCTGATCTTCGGCGTGCGGATGCTGCGCGCGCAGTGA
- a CDS encoding lipopolysaccharide kinase InaA family protein, whose translation MRTVLLYARSPEWGAAILRADELLRSATFRAVKSEGRTLAGFVDIPGVGSAFIKRVETAGWINGFFLRLRRSRAARSIAGAAMLRARGIAHPEPLAALDCYQRGAICASYLLSTPLLDADSLSRFALGPGGVKARDVRRRKRISDAVAADVRRLHQSGLYTRDLQETNLMVADDGGGGFKIHFIDLEDFRSAGTVSRQRRLMNLVHLDRSIGRFLCRAARLDFLYAYLGRRPGRSEARRIVAEVLAMRARVDRRKQRHLASSKPIASSEMTNF comes from the coding sequence ATGCGCACCGTTCTGCTCTACGCGCGCTCGCCGGAGTGGGGCGCCGCCATCCTGCGCGCCGACGAACTGCTCAGGTCCGCGACTTTTCGCGCCGTGAAATCCGAAGGCAGAACGCTGGCTGGATTCGTCGATATTCCCGGCGTCGGCAGCGCATTCATCAAACGGGTCGAGACCGCTGGCTGGATCAACGGATTTTTCCTGCGGCTCAGGCGCAGCCGCGCCGCGCGCTCGATCGCAGGCGCGGCGATGCTCCGTGCGCGGGGAATTGCGCATCCTGAGCCGCTCGCCGCGCTCGATTGTTATCAGCGTGGCGCGATCTGCGCGTCATACTTGCTGAGCACGCCGCTCCTCGACGCCGATTCGTTGAGCCGCTTCGCGCTCGGTCCCGGCGGCGTGAAAGCCCGCGATGTGCGGCGGCGCAAACGAATCTCCGACGCCGTCGCCGCCGACGTCCGGCGTCTGCACCAATCCGGCCTCTACACGCGCGACTTGCAGGAAACGAATTTGATGGTGGCGGACGACGGCGGTGGCGGTTTCAAGATTCATTTCATCGATCTCGAGGATTTCCGCAGCGCCGGAACCGTCTCGCGGCAGCGCCGGCTGATGAATTTGGTGCACCTCGATCGGAGCATCGGCCGCTTTCTTTGCCGCGCGGCAAGATTGGATTTCCTGTACGCTTATCTGGGGCGTAGGCCCGGTCGATCCGAGGCGCGCAGAATCGTGGCGGAAGTCCTCGCGATGCGCGCGCGCGTCGATCGCCGCAAGCAACGGCACCTCGCGAGTTCCAAACCGATCGCGAGTTCCGAAATGACAAATTTCTGA
- the argJ gene encoding bifunctional glutamate N-acetyltransferase/amino-acid acetyltransferase ArgJ: MKIDLAPSPVRGFRFAGVSAGFKKVAGALDLGLIVADKPVAAAAVFSANLVKAAPVYVTADRVKAGRLQAVVANSGCANSFTGKAGMRLAQDSCAEVARLIGCAPELVAPSSTGVIGHLFDLEKMKNGAAAAVRILSEDGLGDFAKAIMTTDTRPKTASTSFKAAGTTLTIAGAVKGVGMISPKMATMLGYLMTDAAVAPGALRRSLKRALPTSFNAITVDGDMSTNDTVMLMASGAAGNRALSGRDQETFDRAVSEISAALARDLVRDGEGATKLVAIEVRGARSAADAERAARQIANSPLVKTAFFGGDPNVGRILMAAGSSGAYVESDRLVLWIGGVRVAASGRLITEALPAAGKAMKENEFAVRLDLRLGNSSATILTCDLSYDYVKINAEYTT, encoded by the coding sequence ATGAAAATCGATCTTGCGCCAAGCCCGGTGCGGGGCTTTCGCTTCGCGGGCGTCAGCGCCGGATTCAAGAAGGTCGCCGGCGCGCTCGACCTGGGCCTGATCGTCGCGGACAAACCGGTCGCCGCGGCGGCGGTGTTCAGCGCGAATCTGGTAAAGGCGGCGCCGGTGTACGTCACCGCCGATCGCGTCAAGGCGGGGCGATTGCAGGCGGTCGTCGCGAACTCAGGATGCGCCAACAGCTTCACCGGCAAGGCCGGAATGCGCCTCGCGCAGGACTCGTGCGCCGAAGTGGCGCGTCTTATCGGATGCGCGCCTGAGTTGGTGGCGCCCTCCTCGACCGGCGTGATCGGTCATCTCTTCGACCTCGAAAAAATGAAAAATGGCGCCGCCGCGGCGGTGCGCATTCTCAGCGAAGATGGCCTCGGCGATTTCGCCAAAGCGATCATGACGACCGATACGCGGCCGAAAACCGCCTCGACATCGTTCAAGGCGGCAGGCACGACGTTGACGATCGCGGGCGCGGTCAAGGGCGTCGGGATGATCTCGCCGAAAATGGCGACGATGCTCGGATATCTCATGACCGACGCCGCAGTGGCTCCAGGAGCGCTCAGGCGCTCGCTCAAACGCGCGCTGCCGACCAGCTTCAATGCGATCACGGTCGATGGCGACATGTCCACCAACGACACGGTGATGCTGATGGCGAGCGGTGCGGCGGGAAATCGCGCGCTCAGCGGACGCGATCAGGAAACCTTCGATCGCGCGGTGAGCGAAATCTCGGCGGCGCTCGCGCGGGACCTGGTGCGCGACGGCGAGGGCGCGACCAAGCTCGTGGCGATCGAGGTGCGCGGCGCGCGCTCCGCGGCCGACGCGGAAAGGGCGGCGCGCCAGATCGCCAACTCGCCGCTGGTCAAGACCGCGTTTTTTGGAGGCGATCCGAACGTCGGACGAATCCTGATGGCGGCGGGCTCGTCGGGCGCCTACGTCGAATCGGATCGGCTGGTGCTCTGGATCGGCGGCGTGCGGGTGGCCGCGTCGGGAAGATTGATCACCGAAGCGCTGCCGGCTGCGGGCAAAGCGATGAAGGAAAACGAGTTCGCGGTGCGGCTGGATCTCAGGCTCGGCAACTCTAGCGCCACGATCCTGACCTGCGATCTCAGTTACGACTACGTCAAGATCAATGCCGAGTACACGACGTGA
- a CDS encoding Rieske (2Fe-2S) protein has protein sequence MANFIKAASVTDIAEGAGKTIEVAGKQIALFNVGGKFYAIDNACKHRGGPLGEGEVDGATVICPWHGWEYDVATGANLDDPSVKLGCYPVKVEGNDILIEA, from the coding sequence GTGGCAAATTTCATCAAGGCGGCGTCGGTGACTGATATTGCCGAAGGCGCCGGCAAGACGATCGAGGTGGCGGGCAAGCAGATTGCGCTGTTCAACGTGGGCGGCAAATTCTATGCGATCGACAACGCGTGCAAGCATCGCGGCGGTCCGCTCGGCGAAGGCGAAGTCGATGGCGCCACGGTGATTTGCCCGTGGCACGGATGGGAATACGACGTCGCGACCGGTGCGAACCTCGACGACCCGAGCGTCAAGCTCGGATGCTACCCCGTGAAGGTCGAGGGCAACGACATTTTGATCGAGGCGTGA
- a CDS encoding MFS transporter, producing MSLQRVKRIKTADPDTGAINNATAAPAAMYREGPYLKVLLALLMSVTIFEGYDVTIFHLCTPDIAHTFHMDDRAVGLMATIVRLGGMLAFAVVMLSDRLGRKPVVSATVLFYTLFTLLTALSRGLGSFTLFQSCAQIFLSAEFALAIIMISEEFSDASRGRGVALLHAMGLVGVVAGGLLYGYIADSRWGWRGMYFIGILPLLLVAFLRRGLRETLRFERLRRERESSLQRSRGMRAALRHAIEPLRGPYRGRLILVAMLWNCVGLVGAPAVTFFSLYAKRDQHWTSAEVGRAVVISYVIGTVGIMLAGWMLDRVGRRATTAITYIIGSVAIVALFQSSNHTAMLLAMIVTVFAFQGARTATATYSAELFPTEIRATSYSLTVQLLGQIASLLTPLVIGTLSKSLGGLGDAVAVVAIGPVIGAVLIWMYAPETRGMGLEELSLASAD from the coding sequence TTGTCCTTGCAGAGGGTCAAGCGAATCAAGACCGCCGATCCCGATACCGGCGCCATCAATAACGCGACCGCCGCGCCTGCCGCGATGTATCGCGAGGGCCCGTACCTCAAGGTTTTGCTCGCGCTCCTGATGTCGGTGACGATCTTCGAGGGCTACGACGTCACGATCTTTCATCTCTGTACGCCCGATATCGCGCACACGTTTCACATGGACGATCGCGCGGTCGGCCTGATGGCGACGATCGTGCGCCTGGGCGGGATGCTCGCGTTCGCGGTGGTGATGCTCTCCGATCGGCTCGGGCGCAAGCCGGTTGTCTCGGCCACCGTGCTCTTTTACACGCTGTTCACGCTGCTGACCGCGCTCTCGCGCGGGCTCGGATCGTTCACCCTGTTCCAGAGTTGCGCGCAGATCTTTCTTTCGGCCGAGTTTGCGCTGGCGATCATAATGATCAGCGAGGAGTTTTCCGACGCGAGCCGCGGCCGCGGCGTCGCGCTGCTGCATGCGATGGGCCTGGTCGGCGTCGTCGCGGGCGGCCTGCTGTATGGATACATCGCGGACTCGCGATGGGGCTGGCGCGGGATGTATTTCATCGGGATCCTGCCGCTGCTGCTGGTCGCGTTTCTCCGCCGCGGACTGCGCGAAACGCTGCGCTTCGAACGGCTTCGCCGCGAGCGCGAGTCGTCGCTCCAGCGATCGCGCGGAATGCGCGCGGCCTTGCGCCACGCGATCGAACCGCTCCGCGGACCCTATCGCGGCCGCCTGATTCTGGTCGCGATGCTGTGGAACTGCGTCGGCCTGGTCGGCGCGCCCGCCGTCACCTTCTTCAGCCTCTACGCGAAGCGCGACCAGCACTGGACTTCCGCTGAAGTCGGACGCGCCGTCGTGATCTCTTACGTCATCGGGACGGTGGGAATCATGCTCGCGGGCTGGATGCTCGATCGGGTCGGCCGCCGCGCCACGACCGCCATCACCTACATCATTGGCTCGGTCGCGATCGTGGCGCTGTTCCAGAGCTCGAATCATACCGCGATGCTGCTCGCGATGATCGTCACGGTGTTCGCGTTTCAGGGTGCGCGCACCGCGACGGCAACTTATTCCGCCGAGTTGTTTCCCACCGAAATCCGCGCGACTTCGTACAGCCTTACCGTCCAATTGCTCGGCCAGATCGCGAGTCTGCTGACGCCGCTGGTTATCGGCACGCTCTCGAAATCGCTCGGAGGCCTCGGCGACGCGGTCGCGGTGGTGGCGATCGGTCCCGTGATAGGCGCGGTGCTGATCTGGATGTACGCGCCCGAGACGCGCGGGATGGGACTCGAAGAGTTGTCGCTCGCATCGGCGGATTGA
- a CDS encoding VIT1/CCC1 transporter family protein produces MALSIHRREYDHHTEQVHAAGGTWVRDVMLGINDGLVASFAVTSGVAGAFPVGSAALMAGLSEMLGGAVAMGLAAFISARSQIEFYKSEIARERDEIQRWPERERDEISTIYREKGFSGPLLENIVAHITADPERWSNVMMREELGFNESSLDSPLRSALAVGLSYLAGAAVPVWPYIFFAPGRGIVVSAISTVLVLFGVGAAKTIITSRSWWKSGFESMLTGAAAAAVTYGAGRLFATR; encoded by the coding sequence ATGGCGCTCTCGATCCACCGCCGCGAATACGACCATCACACCGAGCAGGTTCATGCCGCGGGCGGAACCTGGGTGCGCGACGTGATGCTCGGGATTAATGATGGACTGGTCGCGTCGTTCGCGGTGACGTCGGGCGTCGCGGGCGCGTTCCCGGTGGGCTCCGCCGCGCTGATGGCGGGATTATCCGAGATGCTGGGCGGTGCGGTCGCGATGGGCCTTGCGGCATTCATCTCCGCGCGCTCGCAGATCGAATTTTACAAGAGCGAAATCGCGCGCGAGCGCGACGAAATCCAGCGATGGCCCGAGCGCGAGCGCGATGAGATCAGCACCATCTATCGTGAAAAAGGTTTTTCCGGTCCGCTGCTGGAGAACATCGTCGCGCACATCACCGCCGATCCCGAGCGCTGGAGCAACGTCATGATGCGCGAGGAACTCGGCTTCAACGAGAGCTCGCTCGACTCTCCGCTGCGCTCGGCGCTCGCGGTGGGGCTGTCGTATCTGGCCGGCGCCGCCGTGCCGGTGTGGCCGTATATATTTTTTGCGCCGGGCCGCGGCATCGTCGTGTCGGCAATCTCGACGGTGCTGGTACTGTTCGGAGTCGGCGCGGCGAAGACAATCATCACCAGCCGTTCGTGGTGGAAGAGCGGATTCGAAAGCATGCTGACCGGTGCCGCCGCCGCGGCGGTGACCTACGGCGCGGGCCGGTTGTTTGCGACCCGATGA
- the murI gene encoding glutamate racemase: protein MTTRKKSAPRRNRSGQSKRATAASIAASNGRLSRDASRAANERPIGVFDSGIGGLTVLKALTEALPSEDFIYLGDTARLPYGTKSNEVIIRYSKENTEFLLAKGIKMLVVACNTSSAVALDAIASQTMVPVVGVIEPGARAAANASRRGKIGVIGTEATIASGAYTRAIQRLSPRAEIYTRACPLLVPLAEEGWVDNEIAERTVAIYLESLKQSGIDTLLLGCTHYPLLSEVFARVLGAGVRIVDSATATASEVRDRLRSLRLLKRGGRGSQSFFVTETPDRFVRVGRRFLGPQVESAVRIER, encoded by the coding sequence ATGACGACCCGGAAAAAATCCGCGCCTCGCAGAAACCGCAGCGGGCAATCGAAACGCGCTACTGCCGCTTCGATCGCCGCGTCGAATGGACGCCTGTCGCGCGACGCTTCGCGTGCGGCGAACGAGCGCCCGATCGGCGTCTTCGATTCCGGAATCGGCGGCCTCACCGTGCTCAAGGCGCTGACCGAAGCACTGCCCAGCGAGGATTTCATCTACCTCGGCGATACGGCGCGCCTCCCCTACGGCACCAAATCCAACGAAGTAATAATTCGCTACTCGAAGGAGAACACCGAATTTCTGCTGGCGAAGGGAATCAAGATGCTGGTGGTCGCGTGCAACACCTCGAGTGCGGTGGCGCTCGATGCTATCGCCTCGCAAACGATGGTGCCGGTGGTCGGCGTGATCGAACCGGGCGCGCGCGCGGCGGCGAATGCCTCGCGCCGCGGAAAAATCGGCGTGATCGGCACCGAAGCGACGATCGCGTCGGGCGCTTACACGCGCGCGATCCAGCGGCTCAGCCCGCGCGCCGAAATTTATACGCGCGCCTGTCCGTTGCTGGTGCCGCTCGCGGAAGAAGGATGGGTCGATAACGAAATCGCGGAACGCACGGTCGCGATCTATCTCGAAAGCCTGAAGCAGAGCGGCATCGATACGCTGCTGCTCGGATGCACGCACTATCCGCTGCTCAGCGAAGTGTTTGCGCGCGTGCTGGGAGCGGGCGTCAGGATCGTCGATTCGGCGACTGCGACCGCATCGGAAGTGCGCGATCGGTTGCGCAGTTTGCGCCTGCTGAAGCGCGGCGGCCGCGGCAGCCAGAGTTTTTTCGTCACCGAGACGCCCGATCGCTTCGTGCGCGTGGGGCGGCGATTCTTAGGCCCGCAAGTGGAATCGGCGGTGCGAATCGAACGCTAG